One stretch of Cedecea neteri DNA includes these proteins:
- the rne gene encoding ribonuclease E, protein MKRMLINATQQEELRVALVDGQRLYDLDIESPGHEQKKANIYKGKITRIEPSLEAAFVDYGAERHGFLPLKEIAREYFPSNYASHGRPNIKDVLREGQEVIVQIDKEERGNKGAALTTFISLAGSYLVLMPNNPRAGGISRRIEGDDRTELKEALSSLELPDGMGLIVRTAGVGKSAEALQWDLSFRLKHWEAIQKAAENRPAPFLIHQESNVIVRAFRDYLRQDIGEILIDNPKVLELARQHIAALGRPDFSSKIKLYTGEIPLFSHYQIESQIESAFQREVRLPSGGSIVIDTTEALTAIDINSARATRGGDIEETAFNTNLEAADEIARQLRLRDLGGLIVIDFIDMTPVRHQRAVENRLREAVRQDRARIQISHISRFGLLEMSRQRLSPSLGESSHHVCPRCSGTGTVRDNESLSLSILRLIEEEALKENTKEVHAIVPVPIASYLLNEKRDAVSAIEKRQGGVRAIIVPNDQMETPHYSVLRVRKGEETQTLSYMLPKLHEEEMAMPSEEEYIERKRPEQPALATFVMPEVPPAPQETAAVETAVTAVKPAAVKPKANVAEQPGLVSRFFSALKKLFAGDSAVAEVKEVKEEKATESDTQRQDRRNNNRRQNNRRDRGDRNERGDRNNRDRDNRDNRNNRDDRNGEGREAREPREGRDDNRRNRRNGQQQNTESREVRQNVATVVDDAEKQQKSRDEQQPRRERNRRRSDEKRQAQQEVKALQQDTNVVEQEAEQEERSPLMQRRKPRQLSQKVRFESADAPAVEETQVAQASTELATIALPAVVEAPVAAEQQDENAENRETTGMPRRSRRSPRHLRVSGQRRRRYRDERYPAVSPMPLATACASPELASGKVFITYPIARPHDQVAQEEVFQSHEEVQHTNVAEAAAIEAVAPVADVQVSEPVKAEETVVAPVAVETTHPEVIDAPVTEQPQLIAAADEAVAEETVAQAEPVQEEAAQAVSQAAEVSEPAPVAEEAPAAAEAPVAVVEEVKPVVEEVKPVVEAAPAVEAEPVKQAVKTEAAVAVKHATAPMTRAPAPVYTPEAPRNSEWVRPSFEFSGRGSAGGHSASQQATAPATRPGKAD, encoded by the coding sequence ATGAAAAGAATGTTAATTAACGCAACTCAGCAAGAAGAGTTGCGTGTCGCCCTTGTAGATGGGCAGCGTCTGTACGATCTGGACATTGAAAGCCCGGGACACGAACAGAAAAAAGCAAACATCTATAAAGGCAAAATCACCCGTATTGAACCAAGTCTGGAAGCGGCGTTTGTTGATTATGGCGCAGAAAGACACGGCTTCCTTCCTCTGAAAGAAATCGCCCGCGAATACTTCCCTTCGAATTACGCTTCCCACGGCCGTCCGAACATCAAAGACGTTCTGCGCGAAGGTCAGGAAGTCATAGTCCAGATTGATAAAGAAGAGCGTGGTAATAAAGGTGCGGCCTTAACGACCTTTATCAGCCTTGCGGGTAGCTATCTGGTTCTGATGCCAAACAACCCTCGCGCCGGCGGCATTTCACGTCGTATCGAAGGGGATGACCGTACCGAATTAAAAGAAGCGCTTTCTTCCCTTGAACTGCCGGACGGTATGGGCCTTATAGTACGTACCGCAGGCGTGGGTAAATCTGCAGAAGCGCTGCAGTGGGATCTGAGTTTCCGCCTGAAGCACTGGGAAGCTATCCAGAAAGCCGCTGAAAACCGCCCTGCTCCTTTCCTGATTCACCAGGAAAGCAACGTTATCGTTCGCGCCTTCCGCGACTACCTGCGCCAGGACATCGGCGAAATCCTGATCGATAACCCGAAAGTGCTTGAGCTGGCTCGCCAGCACATTGCCGCGCTGGGTCGCCCGGATTTCAGCAGCAAAATTAAGCTCTACACCGGTGAAATCCCGCTGTTCAGCCACTATCAGATTGAGTCGCAGATTGAGTCCGCCTTCCAGCGCGAAGTCCGTCTGCCGTCCGGTGGTTCTATCGTCATTGATACCACCGAAGCCCTGACCGCCATCGACATCAACTCCGCGCGAGCAACCCGCGGCGGCGATATCGAAGAAACCGCCTTCAACACTAACCTTGAAGCGGCCGATGAAATTGCCCGTCAGCTGCGCCTGCGCGACCTCGGCGGCCTGATTGTTATCGACTTCATCGACATGACGCCGGTTCGCCACCAGCGCGCGGTTGAAAACCGTCTGCGTGAAGCTGTGCGTCAGGACAGAGCACGTATCCAGATCAGCCACATCTCACGCTTTGGCCTGCTGGAAATGTCACGTCAGCGCCTGAGCCCGTCTCTTGGCGAGTCCAGTCACCACGTGTGCCCTCGCTGTAGCGGTACCGGCACCGTACGTGACAACGAATCCCTGTCGCTCTCCATTCTGCGCCTGATCGAAGAAGAAGCGCTGAAGGAGAACACCAAAGAAGTTCACGCTATCGTGCCTGTGCCGATTGCCTCTTACCTGCTGAACGAAAAACGTGATGCGGTAAGCGCGATTGAAAAACGCCAGGGCGGCGTGCGCGCGATTATCGTGCCAAACGATCAGATGGAAACGCCACATTACTCCGTACTGCGCGTGCGTAAGGGCGAAGAAACCCAGACTCTGAGCTACATGCTGCCTAAGCTGCATGAAGAAGAGATGGCGATGCCTTCTGAGGAAGAATACATCGAACGTAAGCGTCCTGAGCAACCGGCTCTGGCGACCTTCGTGATGCCAGAAGTGCCGCCTGCGCCGCAGGAAACCGCCGCGGTTGAAACTGCAGTAACGGCCGTTAAGCCAGCCGCTGTGAAGCCAAAAGCTAACGTAGCCGAGCAGCCTGGTCTGGTTAGTCGTTTCTTCTCTGCACTGAAAAAACTCTTCGCCGGCGACAGCGCCGTGGCCGAAGTGAAAGAAGTGAAGGAAGAAAAAGCGACTGAATCTGATACCCAACGTCAGGATCGTCGCAACAATAACCGCCGTCAGAACAATCGCCGCGATCGTGGCGATCGTAATGAGCGCGGTGACCGCAACAACCGCGATCGCGATAACCGTGACAATCGTAATAACCGCGATGACCGCAACGGTGAAGGCCGTGAAGCTCGCGAGCCGCGTGAGGGTCGTGACGACAACCGCCGTAACCGCCGTAACGGTCAGCAGCAGAATACGGAATCCCGTGAAGTTCGCCAGAACGTTGCTACTGTCGTAGACGATGCTGAAAAACAGCAGAAGTCCCGTGACGAGCAGCAGCCGCGTCGTGAGCGTAATCGTCGTCGTTCTGATGAAAAACGTCAGGCTCAGCAGGAAGTGAAAGCGCTGCAGCAGGACACTAATGTTGTTGAGCAAGAAGCCGAGCAGGAAGAGCGTTCCCCGCTGATGCAGCGCCGTAAGCCGCGCCAGCTGAGCCAAAAAGTTCGCTTTGAATCTGCCGACGCTCCTGCTGTTGAAGAAACTCAGGTTGCTCAGGCGAGCACCGAGCTGGCAACTATCGCGCTTCCAGCTGTAGTCGAAGCACCAGTGGCCGCAGAGCAGCAGGATGAAAACGCAGAAAACCGTGAAACTACCGGCATGCCGCGTCGTTCACGCCGTTCTCCACGTCACCTGCGTGTGAGCGGGCAGCGTCGTCGTCGTTACCGTGACGAGCGTTACCCGGCGGTATCTCCAATGCCGTTAGCAACCGCCTGCGCATCTCCGGAGCTGGCGTCTGGTAAAGTGTTCATCACCTACCCGATTGCTCGTCCACACGATCAGGTTGCTCAGGAAGAAGTATTCCAGTCTCACGAAGAAGTTCAGCACACCAACGTTGCTGAGGCCGCGGCCATTGAAGCCGTAGCCCCTGTCGCCGACGTGCAGGTTAGTGAGCCTGTGAAAGCAGAAGAGACCGTTGTTGCGCCAGTCGCGGTTGAAACAACGCATCCGGAAGTCATCGATGCGCCTGTTACCGAACAGCCACAGCTGATTGCCGCTGCGGATGAAGCCGTCGCCGAAGAAACCGTTGCACAAGCTGAACCTGTCCAGGAAGAAGCTGCCCAGGCGGTTTCGCAGGCAGCTGAAGTTAGCGAACCTGCTCCGGTTGCTGAAGAAGCGCCAGCGGCAGCAGAAGCGCCGGTCGCAGTGGTTGAAGAAGTGAAGCCCGTGGTTGAAGAAGTGAAACCTGTGGTTGAAGCGGCACCTGCGGTAGAAGCAGAGCCGGTGAAACAGGCGGTTAAAACCGAAGCAGCAGTCGCCGTTAAGCACGCTACGGCGCCTATGACCCGAGCTCCGGCTCCGGTATACACCCCTGAAGCACCTCGCAATAGCGAATGGGTTCGCCCGTCCTTCGAGTTCAGCGGTAGAGGTTCTGCCGGCGGCCACAGCGCGAGCCAGCAGGCTACTGCGCCAGCGACACGCCCAGGCAAAGCGGACTAA